In Methanobrevibacter sp. TMH8, a single genomic region encodes these proteins:
- a CDS encoding TrkA family potassium uptake protein, whose amino-acid sequence MYVVIMGGGRVGLTLADLLVNDGYDITLIENSENLCNNAASELDALVICGNGTDTKTLEEANIQDADFFVAATGNDEANLLSCILVKDYDIPKIIARVSNPDHEEAFKKVGIDDVISPEITAAGFLEKIITRPNVADLTAFGKGNAEILDMIIENEKVTGKKVSEVSPTEDYMIIATYHGGKLVIPKPDSVLNKGNKISILVKRGSFKKAAKKFMG is encoded by the coding sequence ATGTATGTTGTTATAATGGGCGGAGGTCGTGTAGGGCTCACTCTTGCAGATCTTTTAGTAAATGATGGGTATGATATTACCCTAATCGAAAATAGTGAAAATTTATGTAATAATGCTGCTTCAGAGTTAGATGCCCTAGTAATTTGTGGTAATGGTACTGATACAAAAACATTAGAAGAAGCTAATATACAAGATGCTGATTTTTTTGTTGCAGCTACTGGAAATGATGAAGCTAACTTGCTTTCATGTATTTTAGTTAAAGATTATGACATACCTAAAATAATAGCTCGTGTTAGTAATCCTGACCATGAAGAAGCTTTTAAAAAAGTAGGAATAGATGATGTAATAAGTCCTGAAATAACAGCAGCAGGTTTCCTTGAAAAAATTATAACCCGCCCCAATGTTGCTGATTTAACTGCATTTGGAAAAGGAAATGCTGAAATTCTTGATATGATTATAGAAAATGAGAAAGTGACTGGAAAAAAAGTATCTGAAGTCTCACCAACAGAAGATTACATGATAATAGCTACTTATCATGGAGGTAAATTAGTAATACCGAAACCAGATAGTGTTTTAAATAAAGGAAATAAGATTTCCATCCTTGTGAAAAGAGGTTCCTTTAAAAAAGCAGCAAAAAAATTCATGGGTTAA
- a CDS encoding TrkH family potassium uptake protein: protein MRYIRKRDIYIVGQYLGKIMQGVGILVLIPLIVALIYQEHIAYIGFVIPAILSILIGTLLTKIEVKRPRMAIKHAMLISSLAWLWASFIGGLVMVLCLDISFIDAFFENMSAWTGTGITMFLDVESLPNSILFLRSLEQWIGGLGIVVIVIGTLVYTGTAASRLYKSEAREDRIKPSIANTLKKTLQIYFIYTAIGIALFIIAGMPVFDSINNTFTAISTGGMSIKNLNMGYYNNNLFYMISMLIMILGATSFLTHYRVFKTKGKAIFKDIQFIAMIGLIAVSSIIIYFATNLIPMDIVYNVVSAITTTGASIDSVAATAAWPGFFKIIIISLMIIGGAAGSTVGAVKLSRIITILRGLSKNIINNISPEGRIVKIKSSGRAIGDSEVTEASSYLSIYILFLLGGWLVLTFYGYDGINSLFDISSAQGNVGLSTGIITPSTPLIAKIVVIFNMWIGRLEIIPVLILIRSGLELFKIFIPSKKPI, encoded by the coding sequence ATGAGATACATTCGTAAAAGAGACATCTATATTGTAGGCCAATACCTTGGTAAGATTATGCAAGGTGTGGGAATACTTGTATTAATTCCTTTAATAGTAGCTCTAATATATCAAGAACATATAGCTTATATTGGATTTGTGATTCCTGCTATTTTATCTATTTTAATAGGGACTTTACTAACTAAAATTGAAGTTAAACGCCCTAGGATGGCAATAAAACATGCTATGCTAATTTCTTCTTTAGCTTGGCTTTGGGCTAGTTTTATTGGTGGGCTTGTAATGGTATTATGTTTAGATATTTCTTTTATAGATGCTTTTTTTGAAAATATGTCAGCGTGGACTGGAACTGGCATTACCATGTTTTTAGATGTAGAATCTTTACCAAATTCAATACTCTTTTTAAGAAGCCTTGAGCAGTGGATTGGTGGTTTGGGTATTGTTGTTATAGTAATCGGGACATTAGTTTATACTGGAACAGCTGCTTCACGTCTTTATAAATCAGAAGCTAGAGAAGACAGGATCAAGCCAAGTATAGCAAACACATTGAAAAAAACTCTTCAAATCTATTTTATTTATACAGCAATCGGTATTGCATTATTCATAATAGCTGGAATGCCAGTATTCGATTCAATAAATAATACATTTACTGCAATTTCAACTGGTGGAATGTCCATTAAAAATTTAAACATGGGATACTACAATAATAATTTATTTTATATGATTTCGATGCTTATAATGATTTTAGGAGCTACAAGCTTTTTAACTCATTATCGTGTCTTTAAAACAAAAGGAAAAGCCATATTTAAAGATATTCAGTTTATAGCTATGATTGGATTAATCGCAGTTAGTAGTATTATAATTTACTTTGCAACAAATTTGATACCTATGGATATTGTATACAATGTTGTTTCAGCCATAACCACAACAGGAGCAAGCATTGATAGTGTAGCTGCTACAGCTGCATGGCCAGGATTTTTCAAAATAATAATAATTAGTTTAATGATAATAGGTGGTGCTGCAGGTTCTACTGTTGGTGCAGTTAAGTTATCAAGAATTATAACAATTTTAAGAGGATTATCAAAAAATATTATCAATAATATTTCTCCAGAAGGTAGAATTGTAAAGATTAAATCTTCTGGAAGAGCTATTGGTGATTCTGAAGTAACAGAAGCAAGTTCGTATCTTTCAATCTATATATTATTCCTTTTAGGAGGATGGTTAGTCTTAACATTCTATGGTTATGATGGAATCAATTCATTATTTGATATATCTTCTGCTCAAGGTAATGTAGGACTTAGTACTGGAATTATTACACCATCTACCCCTTTAATAGCTAAAATAGTAGTTATATTTAATATGTGGATTGGAAGATTGGAAATAATACCTGTACTTATTCTTATAAGAAGTGGATTAGAATTATTTAAAATATTTATCCCTTCAAAGAAGCCCATATAA